In one window of Thermus aquaticus DNA:
- a CDS encoding PIN domain-containing protein, with product MRVFLDANVLFSMALGGSVFNAILEVAKRGRLHLLTSAFCYLEAWRNIELKAPEKRQALEGVLKWVRLVPEARPEAWMADLLPEKDVPVLAAAVAARATHLLTGDLRHFAPLMAREDLPLRVLTPGDFVRRVRP from the coding sequence GTGAGGGTGTTTCTTGATGCCAACGTCCTCTTTTCCATGGCCCTTGGGGGGTCGGTTTTCAACGCCATTCTGGAGGTGGCCAAAAGGGGCCGCCTCCACCTGCTGACCAGCGCCTTCTGCTACTTGGAGGCCTGGCGCAACATAGAGCTGAAAGCTCCCGAGAAGCGCCAGGCCCTAGAGGGCGTCCTGAAGTGGGTGAGGCTGGTCCCCGAGGCCAGGCCCGAGGCCTGGATGGCGGACCTGTTGCCGGAAAAGGACGTGCCCGTTCTGGCGGCGGCGGTGGCGGCCCGGGCCACCCACCTCCTTACCGGGGACCTGCGCCACTTTGCACCCCTCATGGCCCGGGAGGACCTGCCCCTAAGGGTCCTCACCCCCGGGGACTTTGTCCGTAGGGTGAGGCCCTAG
- a CDS encoding AbrB/MazE/SpoVT family DNA-binding domain-containing protein, with product MTIPLSLSRRGQITLPKEVREKLGLRPGDVLLLKVEEGRLVLEPALLLSYEVYSEERLEEFRKAAEATPEEVAAFLEAWGLE from the coding sequence ATGACCATCCCCCTGTCCCTCTCCCGCCGGGGTCAGATTACCCTGCCCAAGGAGGTTCGGGAGAAGCTGGGCCTGAGGCCCGGGGACGTTCTCCTCCTGAAGGTGGAGGAGGGGAGGCTTGTGCTGGAGCCCGCTCTTCTCCTTTCCTACGAGGTTTACAGCGAGGAAAGGTTGGAGGAGTTCCGCAAGGCTGCCGAGGCCACCCCGGAGGAGGTTGCGGCCTTCCTCGAGGCATGGGGCCTGGAGTGA
- the argR gene encoding arginine repressor, with protein sequence MRSKEERHRAIQEIVRREEIGTQKELVERLRQLGFDVTQATVSRDITELRLARVALGKGRHKYVLPSLELPEDVYEELKRQFGLFVKDVDRGGNILVVKTAEGHASGIALLVDRLRRDEIVGTLAGEDTILVVARTEETARALEEEFGELLVAGKRLR encoded by the coding sequence ATGCGAAGCAAGGAGGAGCGGCACCGCGCCATCCAGGAGATCGTGCGCCGGGAGGAGATCGGCACCCAAAAGGAGCTGGTGGAGAGGCTTCGCCAGCTGGGCTTTGACGTGACCCAGGCCACGGTGAGCCGGGACATCACCGAGCTGCGCTTGGCCCGGGTGGCCCTGGGCAAGGGGCGGCACAAGTACGTCCTGCCCTCCCTGGAGCTCCCCGAGGATGTCTACGAGGAGCTGAAGCGGCAGTTTGGCCTCTTCGTGAAGGACGTGGACCGGGGGGGGAACATCCTGGTGGTGAAGACCGCCGAGGGGCACGCCTCCGGCATCGCCCTCCTCGTGGACCGCCTGCGGCGGGACGAGATCGTGGGCACCCTGGCGGGGGAGGACACCATCCTGGTGGTGGCCCGCACCGAGGAGACGGCGCGGGCCCTGGAGGAGGAGTTCGGGGAGCTTCTTGTGGCGGGCAAGCGCCTTAGGTGA
- a CDS encoding DNA repair protein RecN — MLQRLEVQNLAVIREAVLELAPGLNVLTGETGAGKSLLVDALALLLGARPEGMVGPFGDSLLVTAFFQGPEPKVLSRRVGGRSTPRIDGEVVSLKELEEEAQKRLSLHAQHTALALLSPRRQREVLDALLDPALLARYAEAYAHHQALLAEKEALEAALRERRARGDLLRFQLAEIQGARVQPGEDEALLEEARRLRHLEALKERAARAQALMEEGALEALEAAFRELRSGARYDRALEALAQDLEAALEGARAVAAELLAYLEGLEGDPERLAYLEERLNLLERLKRKYGPTLEEVLAYGKRAEEELARLEGGEARLAEVERELQVAQEALLQAGEALSRAREEAARRLMAGMEEELKELGFHRPRFLVDLKPLPEPGPSGLEEVAFRFSANPHLPPAPLSAMSGGELSRLALALALLTGAEAPTVVFDEVDTGLGGETAWKVAERLARLAQTRQVLVVTHLPQIAAKAHRHLRVVKEGEEVRLEVLEGEERVRELARLLSGQYTEAALSHARLLLEAP; from the coding sequence ATGCTTCAGCGCCTCGAGGTCCAGAACCTGGCCGTGATCCGCGAGGCGGTCTTGGAGCTCGCCCCAGGCCTCAACGTCCTCACCGGGGAGACGGGGGCGGGGAAGAGCCTCCTGGTGGACGCCTTGGCCCTCCTCCTGGGGGCGAGACCCGAGGGCATGGTGGGGCCTTTTGGGGACAGCCTCCTGGTCACGGCCTTCTTCCAGGGGCCCGAGCCCAAGGTCCTCTCCCGGAGGGTGGGGGGCCGCTCCACCCCCCGGATTGACGGGGAGGTGGTGAGCCTAAAGGAGCTGGAGGAGGAGGCCCAAAAGCGCCTCTCCCTCCATGCCCAGCACACCGCCTTGGCCCTCCTCTCCCCCAGGAGGCAGCGGGAGGTTCTGGATGCCCTCCTGGACCCCGCCCTCCTCGCCCGCTACGCCGAGGCCTACGCCCACCACCAGGCCCTCCTCGCGGAAAAGGAGGCCCTGGAGGCCGCTTTGCGGGAGCGGCGGGCCCGGGGAGACCTCCTCCGCTTCCAGCTTGCGGAGATCCAGGGGGCCAGGGTCCAGCCCGGCGAGGACGAGGCCCTTCTGGAGGAGGCCCGGAGGCTTCGCCACCTGGAGGCCCTCAAAGAGCGGGCGGCCAGGGCCCAGGCCCTCATGGAGGAAGGGGCTTTGGAGGCTCTGGAAGCCGCCTTCCGCGAGCTCAGGTCCGGGGCCCGCTACGACCGGGCCCTCGAGGCCCTGGCCCAGGACCTGGAGGCGGCTTTGGAGGGGGCGCGGGCGGTGGCGGCGGAGCTTTTGGCCTATCTGGAGGGCCTGGAGGGGGACCCGGAGCGCCTGGCCTACCTGGAGGAAAGGCTAAACCTCCTGGAGCGCCTGAAGCGCAAGTACGGCCCCACCCTGGAGGAGGTCCTGGCCTACGGGAAAAGGGCGGAGGAGGAGCTTGCCCGGCTGGAAGGGGGGGAGGCCCGGCTTGCGGAGGTGGAGCGGGAGCTCCAGGTGGCCCAAGAAGCCCTCCTCCAGGCCGGGGAGGCCCTGAGCCGGGCCCGGGAGGAGGCGGCGAGGAGGCTTATGGCGGGCATGGAGGAGGAGCTAAAGGAGCTCGGCTTCCACAGGCCCCGCTTCCTGGTGGACCTGAAGCCTTTGCCGGAGCCTGGACCCTCGGGCCTAGAGGAAGTGGCCTTCCGCTTCTCCGCCAACCCCCACCTCCCCCCCGCGCCTCTGAGCGCCATGAGCGGCGGGGAGCTTTCCCGGCTGGCCCTGGCTTTAGCCCTCCTGACCGGGGCCGAGGCCCCCACCGTGGTCTTTGACGAGGTGGACACGGGGCTAGGGGGGGAGACTGCCTGGAAGGTGGCCGAGCGCCTAGCCCGCCTGGCCCAGACCCGGCAGGTCCTGGTGGTCACCCACCTGCCCCAGATCGCCGCCAAGGCCCACCGCCACCTGCGGGTGGTCAAGGAGGGGGAGGAGGTGCGCCTAGAGGTCCTGGAAGGGGAGGAGCGGGTGCGGGAGCTGGCCCGCCTCCTCTCCGGCCAGTACACGGAGGCCGCCCTCTCCCACGCCCGGCTTCTTCTGGAGGCGCCGTGA
- a CDS encoding type I restriction enzyme HsdR N-terminal domain-containing protein, translating into MAFLQRRRHAPGPGSPHSQEAGYDPFNPEEVFPQAKDSNNLKPDLLLYKGSTRQEGAPYMVIEVKALGENLKKHENQVVQYMNGGQARWYVLTNGETWEFYDRDRPLPLANCLRARIQLADPGALRALSLLLSKAAAEPPFQEAQEALAEALLAQAAESVPLEEQKRAYDLTKHFVVPLQEAVKEARERFPLAEPFVERWVREWEAKLKGNTPPMRTFPSWAEALFTLGAECYRSDPAKVRQVLKILPPSYAGPLRHEPLPDGHKLCVNFSAKDIKRQLNKLAHVFPHLKGERIRVREEEFTLGADLQ; encoded by the coding sequence ATGGCCTTCCTTCAACGAAGACGCCACGCTCCTGGGCCTGGTTCTCCCCATTCTCAGGAGGCGGGCTACGACCCCTTTAATCCGGAGGAGGTCTTTCCCCAGGCCAAGGACTCCAACAACCTGAAGCCAGACCTCCTCCTCTACAAAGGCTCCACCCGCCAAGAAGGTGCACCCTACATGGTGATAGAGGTCAAGGCGCTGGGAGAAAACCTCAAGAAGCACGAAAACCAGGTGGTGCAGTACATGAACGGGGGCCAGGCCCGCTGGTACGTCCTCACCAACGGAGAAACCTGGGAGTTTTACGACCGGGACCGCCCCTTACCCCTCGCCAACTGCCTGCGGGCCCGCATTCAGCTCGCTGACCCGGGGGCGCTAAGGGCCCTCTCCCTTCTCCTCAGCAAGGCGGCGGCCGAACCTCCTTTCCAAGAAGCCCAAGAGGCCTTGGCCGAAGCCCTCCTCGCCCAAGCTGCGGAAAGCGTCCCCCTTGAGGAACAAAAGCGGGCTTACGACCTTACCAAGCATTTTGTGGTTCCTCTACAGGAGGCAGTCAAGGAGGCCAGGGAACGCTTCCCGCTGGCCGAGCCTTTCGTGGAGCGGTGGGTGCGGGAATGGGAAGCTAAGCTCAAGGGCAACACCCCACCCATGCGCACCTTTCCTTCGTGGGCAGAGGCGCTCTTCACCCTGGGCGCGGAGTGCTACAGAAGCGACCCCGCCAAAGTCCGCCAGGTTTTAAAAATCCTGCCCCCAAGCTACGCGGGACCACTAAGGCACGAGCCTCTGCCAGACGGCCATAAACTTTGTGTGAACTTCAGCGCAAAGGATATAAAGCGACAGCTTAACAAGCTGGCTCACGTCTTTCCCCACCTGAAGGGAGAGCGGATTCGGGTCAGGGAGGAGGAGTTCACCCTGGGCGCTGACCTACAATGA
- the coaBC gene encoding bifunctional phosphopantothenoylcysteine decarboxylase/phosphopantothenate--cysteine ligase CoaBC, which yields MARVLVAVTGGVAAIKAPHLLRLLRARGHEVRVLATPRALEFITPLSLAVAAGGEVATEEAWFRPDGRALHIDLARWAEVVLVAPATAEAMAKAALGLADDLLSATLLAGARRVAWAPAMNEAMWLAPQTQGHAERLKALGHAVFGPAYGPLAAVGEGEGWGRMLEPEELLERLEAFLAPKDLLGLRLLVSAGPTREYLDPVRFISNPSSGRMGYAVAEAARDRGAEVVLVSGPTCLKAPWGVEVVRVESALEMRQAILERYPWAKVVVMAAAVADYRPAEVLKDKEPKVEAEKTVRLVPNPDILKELGERKEGRVLVGFAMETASGLERAQEKLRRKNLDLIALNWVNREGVGFGSPENEVVLIARDGRVLELPRMAKRQVAHRILDLVKEFWKP from the coding sequence GTGGCCCGGGTCCTGGTGGCGGTGACCGGCGGGGTGGCCGCCATCAAGGCCCCCCACCTCCTCCGCCTCCTCCGGGCCCGCGGCCACGAGGTGCGGGTCCTGGCCACGCCCAGGGCCCTGGAGTTCATCACCCCCCTTTCCCTGGCGGTGGCCGCCGGGGGGGAGGTGGCCACGGAGGAGGCCTGGTTCCGCCCCGACGGCCGGGCCCTCCACATAGACCTGGCCCGCTGGGCCGAGGTGGTCCTGGTGGCCCCGGCCACCGCCGAGGCCATGGCCAAGGCCGCCTTGGGCCTGGCCGACGACCTCCTTTCCGCCACCTTGCTGGCGGGGGCCAGGCGGGTGGCCTGGGCCCCGGCCATGAACGAGGCCATGTGGCTTGCCCCCCAGACCCAGGGCCACGCCGAGAGGCTCAAGGCCCTGGGCCACGCTGTCTTCGGCCCCGCTTACGGCCCCCTGGCGGCGGTGGGGGAGGGGGAGGGGTGGGGGCGGATGCTGGAGCCCGAGGAGCTTTTGGAGCGCCTCGAGGCCTTCCTCGCCCCCAAGGACCTCTTGGGCCTGAGGCTTCTGGTCTCCGCCGGGCCCACCCGAGAGTACCTGGACCCGGTCCGCTTCATCTCCAACCCCTCTTCGGGGAGGATGGGCTACGCCGTGGCCGAGGCCGCCCGGGACCGGGGGGCGGAGGTGGTCCTGGTCAGTGGCCCCACCTGCCTGAAGGCCCCCTGGGGCGTGGAGGTGGTCCGGGTGGAAAGCGCCCTGGAGATGCGCCAGGCCATCTTGGAGCGCTACCCCTGGGCGAAGGTGGTGGTCATGGCGGCCGCCGTGGCCGACTACCGCCCGGCGGAGGTCCTAAAGGACAAGGAGCCCAAGGTGGAGGCGGAGAAGACCGTCCGCCTCGTTCCCAATCCAGACATCCTCAAGGAGCTCGGAGAGCGGAAGGAGGGAAGGGTCTTGGTGGGCTTCGCCATGGAGACCGCTTCTGGCCTGGAGCGGGCCCAGGAAAAGCTCCGCCGCAAGAACCTGGACCTCATCGCCCTAAACTGGGTGAACCGGGAAGGGGTGGGCTTCGGCTCCCCCGAGAACGAGGTGGTCCTCATCGCGCGGGATGGGCGGGTTCTGGAGCTACCCCGCATGGCAAAACGCCAAGTGGCCCACCGTATACTGGACCTGGTCAAGGAGTTCTGGAAACCTTGA
- a CDS encoding MarC family protein, whose translation MEFFLKSFLTLFVVIDPVGLVPVFLALAGDRPPREQARIARKAVLVAGAVLTFFFFFGRELLAYLGISLDALRVAGGILLFRIATEMVFAHHERETEEEAKEALERADISVFPLAIPLIAGPGALASLLVLGAEAGRAPMGVGVVLLTAFLVLALAYLFLRAAASVRRALGRTGVNVVTRVLGILLAALAVQYVAGGVKGLL comes from the coding sequence GTGGAGTTCTTCCTCAAGTCCTTCCTCACCCTCTTCGTGGTCATAGACCCGGTGGGGCTGGTGCCCGTGTTTTTGGCCCTGGCCGGGGACCGGCCCCCAAGGGAGCAGGCCCGCATCGCCAGAAAGGCGGTCCTGGTGGCAGGGGCGGTCCTCACCTTCTTTTTCTTCTTCGGGCGGGAGCTTCTGGCCTACTTGGGCATCAGCCTGGACGCCCTCAGGGTGGCGGGGGGGATCCTCCTTTTCCGCATCGCCACCGAGATGGTCTTCGCCCACCACGAGCGGGAGACGGAGGAGGAGGCCAAAGAGGCCCTGGAGCGGGCGGACATCTCCGTCTTTCCCCTGGCCATCCCCCTGATTGCCGGGCCCGGGGCCCTGGCGAGCCTCCTGGTCCTGGGGGCGGAGGCGGGGCGGGCCCCCATGGGCGTGGGGGTGGTCCTCCTCACGGCCTTCTTGGTCCTGGCCCTGGCCTACCTCTTCCTGCGGGCGGCGGCCAGCGTGCGCCGGGCCTTGGGGCGGACCGGGGTCAACGTGGTGACCCGGGTCCTGGGCATCCTCCTGGCGGCCCTGGCGGTGCAGTACGTGGCGGGCGGGGTCAAGGGCCTCCTTTAG